A genomic stretch from Oreochromis niloticus isolate F11D_XX linkage group LG11, O_niloticus_UMD_NMBU, whole genome shotgun sequence includes:
- the erfl3 gene encoding ETS domain-containing transcription factor ERF, with product MKTPGDTGFAFPEWAYKPESSPGSRQIQLWHFILELLRKEEYHDVIAWQGDYGEFVIKDPDEVARLWGARKCKPQMNYDKLSRALRYYYNKRILHKTKGKRFTYKFNFNKLVLVNYPFIDMGSTGSSVPQSAPPVPTGAGTHFRFPPSTPSEVLSPNEDLRSPGGMFSSVARRMARGSVSDCSDGTSANSEIEEGNTGAGEERGERVVSGGGGGGPGGGGGGYRSIIHPRLSSHEALFRMYGGPGNPAGHPGSRGPAAHRIHPEPLSPFPASPLPGPGGASLLAPPLSPALSMTPTSHLPYTPSPTLSPMLGSHFSFNPEDMKRYLQAHTQSVYNYGLSPRAFLQYPNIVIPQPHRPDKAGLTAERGAAERAERASTVGGGERGGDRHHHPPLGHPTHHHPHPHSAHPHPHSHPMHHPLHLGEEPPHMSPFKFKLQPPPLGRKQREGQSQSKPRQSSLSSGSGSGSMSSTSGLGSSLSFGSDLSSASGSGLISASSSTQSLNSAGLPKIKVEPISDIDSEEEVEVTDISDEDPDERDEEFELFARRHPRASDHHHLANGSARAQQQPHTDEDLDEDVFKAPAPPPPGLMPFFTSQHTHSGVHRMLPVIKSEPAEPGESSTPPSQPPVAGAPQTKCIPLKLRFKRRWSEDQRMEASQEESDDKKVRPEEERERERQSNGQMEMEEDGTGSGGGDSPPMLAYEGSLAAPLASHRRVTAELHRATAQLSLENKDC from the exons GGTTCGCCTTCCCAGAATGGGCTTACAAGCCCGAGTCAAGCCCCGGTTCCAGACAGATCCAGCTGTGGCACTTCATCCTGGAGCTGCTCAGGAAAGAGGAGTATCATGATGTCATCGCCTGGCAGGGGGACTATGGCGAGTTTGTCATCAAGGATCCAGATGAAGTGGCTCGACTCTGGGGGGCCAGGAAGTGCAAACCCCAAATGAACTACGATAAACTGAGCAGGGCTCTGAG ATATTACTACAACAAGAGGATCCTTCATAAGACCAAAGGGAAAAGGTTCACCTACAAGTTTAACTTCAACAAACTGGTTTTGGTCAACTACCCCTTCATTGATATGGGCTCCACTG GAAGTAGCGTTCCTCAGAGTGCCCCTCCTGTCCCCACCGGTGCAGGGACCCACTTCCGCTTCCCTCCTTCCACCCCATCTGAAGTCCTCTCCCCTAACGAGGACCTGCGCAGCCCCGGCGGCATGTTCAGCTCCGTGGCCCGACGAATGGCCCGCGGCTCTGTCAGCGACTGCAGCGACGGCACTTCAGCCAATTCTGAGATCGAGGAGGGTAACACGGgagcaggagaggagaggggggagagagttgtgagtggaggaggtggaggagggccAGGCGGTGGTGGAGGAGGCTACCGGAGCATCATCCACCCCCGTTTGTCTTCTCATGAAGCCCTGTTCCGCATGTACGGAGGGCCGGGTAACCCTGCAGGGCATCCAGGCTCCCGTGGCCCGGCAGCACACCGCATCCACCCAGAGCCCCTGTCCCCCTTCCCTGCGTCCCCCCTGCCAGGCCCAGGAGGAGCAAGCCTTCTAGCTCCACCTCTGTCTCCGGCACTCTCCATGACCCCCACATCTCACCTCCCCTACACTCCCTCGCCCACCCTATCACCCATGTTAGGCTCTCACTTCTCCTTTAACCCAGAGGACATGAAGCGCTACCTGCAGGCCCACACCCAGTCGGTGTACAACTACGGCCTCAGCCCCAGGGCTTTCCTCCAGTACCCCAACATCGTCATCCCCCAGCCCCACCGGCCCGACAAGGCCGGTCTGACTGCAGAGAGAGGAGCGGCCGAGAGGGCGGAGAGAGCCTCGACTGTGGGGGGAGGCGAGAGGGGAGGAGACCGGCACCACCATCCACCCCTGGGTCACCCGACCCACCACCACCCGCATCCTCACTCTGCTCACCCTCACCCACATTCCCACCCCATGCATCATCCACTTCACCTTGGTGAGGAGCCGCCGCACATGTCCCCCTTCAAGTTCAAGCTGCAGCCGCCTCCACTGGGCAGGAAGCAGAGGGAGGGACAGAGCCAGAGTAAACCCAGGCAGAGCTCACTGTCCTCAGGTTCAGGATCCGGGTCCATGTCCTCCACCTCTGGCCTGGGCTCCTCGCTGTCATTCGGCAGTGACTTGAGTTCTGCCAGTGGCTCCGGGCTCATCTCCGCCTCCTCCTCAACGCAGTCTCTAAACAGCGCGGGACTTCCCAAGATAAAG GTGGAGCCCATCTCTGACATAGACTCAGAGGAAGAGGTGGAGGTGACTGACATTAGCGATGAAGACCCGGATGAAAGAGATGAAGAGTTTGAGCTCTTCGCCCGTCGCCACCCGAGAGCATCCGACCACCACCACCTTGCTAACGGCTCAGCCCGGGCCCAGCAACAACCCCACACCGACGAGGACTTAGACGAAGATGTGTTCAAAGCCCCCGCTCCTCCTCCGCCCGGCCTGATGCCTTTCTTCACCTCGCAGCACACGCACTCCGGCGTACATCGCATGCTGCCCGTCATCAAGAGCGAACCCGCCGAGCCCGGGGAGAGCAGCACACCCCCGTCTCAGCCCCCCGTGGCGGGGGCTCCCCAGACGAAGTGCATTCCCCTCAAGCTGCGCTTCAAGAGGCGCTGGAGCGAAGACCAGCGCATGGAGGCCTCGCAGGAGGAGTCGGATGATAAAAAAGTACGAccggaggaggagagggagcgagagaggcAAAGTAACGGACAGATGGAGATGGAGGAGGATGGGACGGGCAGCGGAGGCGGGGATAGTCCTCCTATGCTGGCGTATGAAGGCTCTTTAGCAGCACCCCTGGCCTCGCACAGGAGGGTGACTGCCGAGCTGCACCGCGCCACTGCACAGCTGTCTCTGGAGAATAAAGACTGCTGA